A part of Carassius carassius chromosome 32, fCarCar2.1, whole genome shotgun sequence genomic DNA contains:
- the cipca gene encoding CLOCK-interacting pacemaker a, with amino-acid sequence MGNKRKASSEIDRDSDASSGYFSALDQTEYEDIGPSGTASQSMPTAPQVSFIPGSHPGVSPMIIMNNLVLKQRNSVAPALKSRSLNASLDVGPQSQLLFLQPVMSAGDRTDQSSEEQKHSRKHVPMQNTFPKISPHLAQGSTVDEGPSAINKRSNHSHAGRHQQRRYDEKPFHTSSLKRDVCETFKDYDVDPSIASLGETGHTVEDVAVENSSSRLSDLQEPHTTTSPISLCTDSFLTSVPQKSPKASVTQSSDMENIPEALSPSSSKRERFCNTYNILNRSGLLGITLRTKELIRQNKRSQAQLQSLQAQTDLFLEAICSGDPKVWTRLQLILQNSGNSE; translated from the exons ATGGGCAACAAACGGAAAGCCTCCAGTGAGATCGACAGAGATTCAG ATGCAAGCTCTGGATATTTTAGTGCTTTGGACCAGACAGAATATGAAGACATTGGACCAAGCGGTACTGCATCACAAAGCATGCCGACAGCTCCTCAGGTGTCTTTCATTCCTGGCTCACATCCAGGTGTCTCTCCCATGATCATAATGAACAACCTTGTTCTCAAGCAG CGTAACTCCGTGGCCCCTGCATTAAAATCTAGGAGCTTAAATGCTTCCCTAGATGTGGGTCCTCAGTCCCAGCTGCTTTTCCTCCAGCCAGTCATGTCCGCTGGTGACCGTACCGACCAAAGCTCTGAAGAGCAGAAACATTCCAGAAAGCATGTTCCCATGCAAAACACCTTTCCAAAAATTTCCCCACATCTTGCACAAGGGTCTACAGTCGACGAGGGTCCCAGTGCGATCAATAAGAGGTCAAACCACAGTCATGCTGGAAGACATCAGCAACGGCGTTATGATGAAAAACCTTTCCACACTTCCTCTTTGAAACGGGATGTGTGTGAGACATTTAAAGATTACGATGTAGACCCCAGCATTGCTTCTTTAGGAGAAACTGGTCACACTGTTGAAGATGTGGCTGTGGAAAACTCCTCATCCAGGCTTTCTGACCTTCAGGAGCCCCACACCACCACTTCACCAATCTCACTTTGCACTGACTCCTTCCTCACTTCGGTCCCTCAAAAGAGTCCCAAAGCTTCAGTCACCCAGAGCAGTGATATGGAGAATATCCCAGAGGCCCTCTCTCCAAGCTCCAGCAAACGCGAACGCTTCTGTAACACCTATAACATTTTGAATCGGTCAGGCCTGCTAGGCATCACACTGCGCACGAAGGAACTTATTCGACAAAATAAACGTTCCCAGGCCCAGCTTCAGAGTCTGCAAGCTCAGACTGACCTCTTCTTAGAAGCCATATGTAGTGGAGATCCCAAAGTCTGGACGAGATTGCAGCTTATCCT